TGGCGTGTTCTTCTGGTTCCTCATGCCGCTGGGTCCTGCCTGCGCCGTGATGTACCGCGTGGCCGAATACCTGGCGCGCGCCTGGAACGAGCCCGAGCACATGCGCAATGAAGCGTTCGGCCAGTTCGCCGCGCGCGCCTTTTACTGGATCGACTGGATCCCCGTGCGCCTGACGGCCGTGGCGTTTGCCGTGGTCGGCAATTTCGAGGACGCCATCTACGCCTGGCGCAATTTCGCCCAGCGCTGGCAGGACGAGTCCATCGGCATCATCCTGACGGCCGGCGGCGGCGCCATGGGCGTACGCCTGGGCACGCCAGCGGAAACGGCCGCGCGCGTGCTCGTCACGCCCGACATGGCCGTCGACGACAGCGACAGCGAAAGCGATATCCTGCCGGGCGAAGAGCCGGGCGCGCGCGCCTTGCAGAGCACGGTGGGCCTCGTCTGGCGCGCCTTGCTGCTGTGGATGCTGTTGCTGCTGTTGATGTCGGGCGCCGTTTTCCTCGGCTGACGCGGGCGCACATGCGCCATCCATGCGCCTTGCGCGTGGAACAAGGTTAAAATAGGGGCTGGCGCGCAAGGCGTGCCGGCCCCTGTTTGCATCGCCAGGGCAGATGGAGGTAGAACCCAAGTCTTCTATAAGATATAATACTGGCTTACCGCAGCAAACGTAGTTGACTACCAGCCCGGCTTACCCGCCGGGGCCATTCACGCAATCCAGTCCCGACAAGCCACATGGCCGAGTTATCTCAAAAAACAGGGGAACTCTCAGACGAGTTCTTCATCCTTGGTCTCACCAGCAATGGCAAGCAATTCCGACCCAGCGATTGGGCCGAGCGCCTTTGCGGAGTGATGTCCTGTTTCAATCCCGACGGCGGCGGGCGCAATGCGCACCTCCAGTATTCGCCCTACGTGCGCCCGACCGTCGTCAATGGCGTCAAGTCGGTGGTGGTCAACACCAAGCTGCGCGAGATCGAGCCGATGGCGTTTCACTTCGTGCGCGAATTTGCCAAGGATAACGACCTGCAGATCGTCGAAGCCTGCTTCTTGCCGCCCCCAGAAGAAAAGTAAGACCGTTTCAATTGATTTGCCTCAAACCCGCCACGGCGGGCTGGCGTAGCGTGGACACTCTGCCTCAAACGGAGCGGCGACATGCGCATCGGCGACATCTGTACCCTGCATACCATCCATTGCCAGCGTGACACCAGCGTGCAAGACGCCGCGCTGCTGATGCGCCAGCACCACGTGGGCGACCTGATCGTGGCCGAACAGCCGAACGGCGAGCGCGTCCCCATCGGCATCCTCACCGACCGCGATATCGTCATTTCCGTCATCGCCCTCGGTCTCGACCCCGCCAGCCTGCTGGTGGGCGACATCATGAGCGCGCAGCTGCTCACCGCCAGCGAAGACGAAGACGTCTACGACATCATCGAACGCATGCGCGTCAACGGCATCCGCCGCCTGCCCGTGGTCAACAGCCTGGGCGCGCTTTCCGGCGTCGTCAGCATCGACGACTTGCTGGCCTTCCTGGCCCAGGAAATGGCCGAGCTGGCGCGCATCAGCAGCGGCCAGCTGGTCCACGAAAAGCGCACCAGAAAGTAAGCGCGTATTGCGCAATTCCGGTCAAGCCACGGCTTGCTGAAAATGCTACAGTCGCTGCTCGTTCAACGGGAAGCGTTCATGCACTATCTGGCCAAGGCACTCTGGTATATCGAATCGCATTATGCGGACGATCTCTCGCTCGGCGATATCGCCCACGTGGGCGGCGCCTCGCCCTGCCATCTGACGCGCGCGTTCGGCCTGGCCACGGGCCACTCCGTGATGCGCTATGTGCGGGCGCGCCGGCTCAGCGAGGCGGCGCGCGCGCTGGCCCAGGGCGCGCAAGACATCCTTGCCGTCGCCCTGGAGGCCGGCTACGGTTCCCATGAAGCCTTTACGCGAGCCTTCCGCGACCAGTTCCACGTCACGCCGGAAATGGTGCGGGCCCAGCGCCACGTCGCCAACCTGGCGCTGGTGGGAGCGATCAAAATGGATGTGGCGCCGGGCGTGCCTTTGGCGCCGCCCCGTTTCGAGCAAGGGCCCGCCTTGCTGGTGGCGGGCCTCGTTGAGCGGTATTGCGCGGAATCGTCTGCCGGCATCCCCGCCCTGTGGCAGCGCTTCCTGCCCCATGTGGCGCCCGGCCAGCTCGTGTATGGCGTGTGCTGCAACAATGACGACGCGGGCAATTTCGACTACCTGTGCGCCATGCCGGTGGCCGACTTTTCCCAGGCTCCCGACGGCTGGGCGCGGCTGCGCATCGCGCCGCAGCGCTACGCCGTGTTTCATCACCGCGGCCACATTTCCACCATCCGCGGCACCTGGCATACGGTGTGGAACGAGTGGCTGCCGCAGTCGGGGCTGGAAGTGGCCGACGCGCCCGATTTTGAGCGCTACGACCGGCAATTCGATCCCGCCAGCGGCGTCGGTGGCGTGGAAATCTGGCTTCCCCTGAAAGCATGAGCATGCCCGATACCTTGTCTGCGCCGGCCCTGTTCGCCGGCACCACCGCGCTGCGCCGTCGCCTGTCGCAAACCGCCGCCGCGCTGGCGGCGGGCCTGCCCCTGTACTGGGTGCTTGGGCCACAGCCGCTGGGCCCGCTGGCCTGGTGCGCGCCGCTGCCCGTGCTGTGGCTGGCCCTGCGCTCGTCGCGCCGCGACGCGGCCTGGATGACCTTCCTGGCGGCCGTGCTGGGTCTGTCATCCAACTTCAGTTATTTTCGCCTGCTCATGCCCTTGCCGGCCGTCCTGGCCGTGATCACCGTCAAGGCACTGCTGTGGCTGCTGGTAGTGCTGGCCACGCGGCGCCTCGTGCTGCGTTACCGGGCGTCGTGGACGGTGCTGGGGTACCCCGTGCTGTGGGTGGCTATCGATACCCTGATGGCGGCCTTGCTGCCCGATGGTAACTGGGGCAGCCTTGCGTATTCGCAAGCGGACAATGTTGCCATATTGCAGGTAGCAGCCCTGGCCGGCGTGCCTGGCCTGCTGTTTCTGCTGTGCCTGGCGCCGTCCGCGCTGGCCTTGCTGCTGGCCGGCGGACGTGCGTATGCACCAGCGGCGGGGGCGACGTTGCTGCTGCTGGCGGCCACGTTCGCCGGTGGCGCCTGGCGCGTGCAGGGCGCACCGGCAGCAAGCGGGCCACTGGCGGGACTGGTGGCCATCGACGACTTCATCGGCCCGGCCACGCCGCCGGCACGCGCGCAAGCCGTCTGGGACCAGTACGTGCGCCACATCGAACAGCTGGCCGGGCAGGGCGCCAGGCTGGTGCTGTTGCCGGAAAAGATAGCGGTGCTGGCGCCCGCGCAGGCGGATGCCGTGCGGCAGCGTTTCCAGGCGCTGGCGCGCGGCACGGGTGCGTGGATTACCCTGGGCATCGGCGTGCAAGACGCTGCCGGCCGGCGCAACCTGGCCTGGCTGTTCGCGCCCGATGGCGCCGCGCCCGTCAGCTATCAAAAACATCACCTGGCGCCGCCCGAGCGCGATTTTCTTGCCGGCAGCGCGTATGCCGTGCAGCCGGTGGCGGGTCTGGCCATGGGCCTGGCCATCTGCAAGGACATGCATTTCGCGCCCCTGGGGCAGGCGTATGGCGCGGCCGGGGCGCAGGCGATGCTGGTGCCGGCCTGGGATTTTCAGCTGGACGGCTGGATGGGCGCGCGCATGACGGTGGTGCGCGGCGTGGAAAACGGTTATGCCGTGCTGCGCGCGGCGCGCGAGGGGGTACTGACGGTCAGCGACGCGTATGGCCGCGTGCTGGCGGAACGGGCCAGCAGCGCCATGCCGGGCAGCACCTTGCTGGTGCCGCTGCCGGCGCACCCGTCCGTCGCCACCTGGGCTGGATGGCTGGGGCCGCTGTTCGGCTGGCTCTGCGTGACACTGGGCGTGATGCTGCTGTGTACGGGACGCCGCGCCATGCCTTCTTCCTGATGGGAAAAGTCAGATTTTGCTGCAATGCGCAAAAACGCATTGCGCAGCCCTTTTTATATTCTCCGTACGCAGGTCACATAATCGCCGCCGATTCATTCGCCATGGCCGTGCATATAATAGGCATGATGGCGGCATATATATTGCACTGCAATAAATGGTTATCTGGTATTCGTGAAATGCGGCGATTGGTATTAATTGGTACTTAATTCAGCCACGAAGTCATACATATCGCCGCGGAAGTAGGAGCGGCAAAATTCCACGGCGCGGCCATCGCGCAAAAAGCCCAGCCTTTCCACCGACAAGCCCGCGTCGCCTTCCTCCGCCTGCAGCAGGCTGGCCTGCTCGCCCGTCAGCAACAGCGCGCTGAGGCGCTGCAGGGCGCGCACGGGCCGGTTGCCCGCCTGTTCCAGCGCGTCGTACATCGACACGTCGACGGCGTCGAGCGCCGGCAGGCAACTGGCGACGATGGTCGCGTATTCCAGGCACATCGGTATTTCGTCCGCATAGCGGATGCGGTGGAAGCGGTACACGGGCGCGCCCGGCGACAGCCGCAGGCGCAAGGCCTCTTCCGGCGTCACGGTGCCCTCTGCGCGCTTGAGCCACACACTTCGCGGCGTGCGTCCGCGCGCCCGCATGTCCTCGGAAAACGAGGTCAGTTTGGCGAAGTTTTTTTCGATGCGCGTATTGATGAAATTGCCTGAGCCGGGGCGCCGCACCAGCAAGCCTTCGTTGACGAGGCCATCGATGGCCTTGCGCACGGTGATGCGCGACACGGCCAGGTCGCTGGCCAGCTGGCGCTCGGCCGGCAGGGCTTCGTCGGGGCCGAGGATGCGCTTGTCGATCGCTTCGCGCAGCGCGCGCTGCAGTTGCTGGTACAGGGGCAGGCTACTCGTCTGCCCCAGGCCTTGCATGATGTGAGCCAGGGTTGTCATACGCTGAAGGTCTCCGTTACGGCGCGTTGCAGACGCGCTCTGTATCTGTTTTATGTCGCTGGATAATACCAAAAAAGACCGTTATAAAACCAATTTGAATTATCAGGGCGGCAATTTATGCCTGCCCTCGCGGGTATTTACCCCGCTCATACGGGCTACAAATTGATTTCGCTGAAGTGGTCTGTGTGATTCAAACAACGTTATAAAAAAAAAGTTGCAACTGGTAGTGTTCTGGTATTGGATAGTAGTATATTGGCGTTGAATTGGTTTTGTAAGTGGTTGTGCCGAAGGGTCTGCAGCATGCCGCAGTAGTAGGCGGGCTGGAAAGAAGACCTACGTTAAAAATGAAAAGGTTCCAATCCTGGAGCCTAAATCAAGGGGGAGTACATGAAACGCAATTTGACACCTGCAGCTGCCGTCGTGAAATCCGGTTCGCGTAGCCGTACGCCGATCGCTGCGGCCGTTGCCGTGATGGTCGCCGGTCTGGCCTTATCGGCGCAGGCGCAGGAAGCGCCGGCCGACGACGTGGCCACCGTGGTGACGGTGACCGGCGTGCGTGCCTCGCTGGAAAAATCGCTGAAGCAAAAACGTAATGCGGATTCCGTGGTGGAAGTGGTGACGGCCGAAGATATCGGCAAGATGCCTGACCGTAACGTGGCTGACGCGATCCAGCGCCTGCCAGGTGTGAATACCCAATCGTCTGCCGGTGGCGAAGGCGGCTTCGGCGAAAACGATCGCGTCAGCCTGCGCGGCACCAGCCCCAGCTTGCAGCAAACCCTGTTCAACGGCCACGCCATCAGCACCGGCGACTGGTTCGTGCTGAACCAATTCGGCGGCAACGTGGGCCGCAGCAGCAGTTTTTCCTTGCTGCCATCCGAGCTGGTGAGCTCGGTAGTGGTGAAAAAGAGCGCCACCGCTGATCTGGTGGAAGGTGGCGTGTCCGGTGCGATCGACGTGATCACGCGCCGCCCCCTGGAGTTCAAGAACAAGCTTACGGCTGAAGGCTCGATTCAGGCCAACTACAATGACCTGTCGGAGAAAACCCAGCCGCAATTCTCCGGTATGGTGAACTGGAAAAACGACGACAATACGCTGGGGATCATGGTGCAGGGTTTCTCGCAAAAGTCGGAAGTGCGTCGTGATGGCCAGGAAATCCTCGGTTACACGGCGATTTCGGCCGACAAGGCTGCTGCGCAGGCGCATCCTGAGCTGGTGGGCGTACTGGCCCCTACCTTCATAGGCGCGAGTTTCTTCCAGCAAAAGAAAACCCGCGAGGGTGGTGCGTTTGACATCGAGTTCAAGCCGAATAAGGATCTGACGCTGGATTTGAATGGATTCTATTCGCAATTGAAGGCGCCGCATTCGAATACCAACCACCTGGCCGCGCCGAGTGGCTCGATCAATGCGGGGATGGTGCCGACGTCCTACACGGTGCGCAATAATACGCTCGTGGCGGCGAACTTCACGAAGAATGCCGGTGAGGTCGACAATATTTATCGCCCGGACGCAGGCGGTGAAACGTACTATCTGGACTTCAACTTCAAGTACCGCGCCAGCAAGGACCTGACCTTCACCGGCAAGCTGGGCAAGACCCATGGCGTGGGCTACGACCGTGATGATGTGTACTACCAAAACAAGGTCGATGGCGGTATGAACTATGCGCTCAATGGCATGAGTCCGGCTACCGTTTCCTATCCGGGCGGCACGACCACGGCGCCATTGGGTACGGCGTGGATCGGTGGCGGGGAATCGCAGTCGGTCGACAAGGAACTGTATACCCAGATTGATGGCGAATTGCGCCTGTCGAGCGGCATTTGGGATTCCATCAAGTTTGGCGCACGCTTCACCGACCATAAACGTACCGCCGAGCACCCATTTGAAACGGGTCCTGGCGCGACAGGTCTGGACAGTGCCGGCCCCATCTGGAACGGTACGCAGTATCCGGGTAATTTCGCTTCCAACCTGGGCGGCAATTTGCCTACCAACTATTTCCGCTATGACGGCGATGCCCTGGCAAAATGGGCGGCGATTCCGGGCAACCGCAATCCTGACCGCGTCGCTCGCCACAACTGGCGCGATGAATTCAAGCTGCAGGAAAAAACCCAGGCAGTCTACGGTATGGCCAATCTGACCGGCGATAACTGGAGCGGTAACTTCGGCGTGCGCGCCGTCCATACCAAGCAGTCCACGACGGTGAATGCCAGCGGCGGTCCGATCACAGGTTCCGCATTTGGCGCCTACTCGCAAAACACTTATGATCGCAGCTATAACGACTTCCTGCCTAGCGCCAACATCAAGTTTGATGTCCGCAACGATCTCGTTGTGCGCGCGGCATTGGCCAAGACCATTGCGCGCCCTGACTATAGCGCGTTGGGCGGCGCCGTATCGCTGAATGAGGATTCCCTGAGTGGTACCAAGGGCAACATTAACCTCAATCCTGTGCGTTCGAACAATGCCGAAGTCAGCGCCGAGTGGTATTTCGCGCCAAAATCGGCGGTCTCGGCCGGCATCTTCTACATGGATTTGAATTCGATCGTGGCGCAACGTAACGTCAACGCCACCTATTTCAATACCAAGGTTGGTGCTGACAGGGTGTTCCAGGTGACCGAGTCCTACAACACCAAGGGCAAGAACAAGGGCGTCGAGTTGAGCTATCAGCAACCGGTGTTCGGTGATTTCGGCGTGCTGGCCAACTACACCTACGCCGACGGCAAGCTGAACGATGGCAGCGAATTGCTGAACGCGTCGAAAAACACCTATAACCTGACCGCTTTCTACGAAGCACACGGTTTTAGCGCGCGCCTGGCCTACAACTATCGCTCGGCCTACAAGGCCGGCGTGGACCGTGGCGCCAGCCAGCACGTCGACGACAGCAGCACGCTGGCAGGTTCGCTCAACTACAAGATCAACGAGCACTTCACGATCACGTTCGATGCGCTTAACCTGACCAACGAAACCATCAAGATGTACGCCGAAAACAAGGATCAGCCACGCGCGTTCTACAGCAATGGCCGTACCTTCTATCTGGGCCTGCGCGGCAAGCTGTAAGCAAGACGATCCGGCCTGATGCACCCGCGTCAGGCCCGGTCTTCCTCGGTCTTTCAAGGCAAGTTCCTGTTTCAGGGGCTTGCCTTTTTTTTCGGCGCTCCCGCTGATCTTTGTCGCTTTCTGCTGCACCCCGTCGTTTGCCGTCTGTACTCATCCATAAAACCGTCCCGCCAGCGCGGCGGGCATCCATAACGAGGAGTCTATGAACAGCCGTTTGCATCCCGTATTACATCCCATCGCCGCCGCCGCAGCCTTGCTGTCCATGAGCATGGCTGCCCAGGCGCAGCAAGCCCCCATGCAGGAAGTGGTCGTGACCGGCATCCGCGCCTCGCTGGAGCAATCGCTGAGCCAGAAGCGCAACAGCGATTCCGTGATCGACGTCGTCAGCGCGGAAGACATCGGCAAGTTGCCCGACAAGAACGTGGCTGACGCCGTGCAGCGTGTGCCTGGCGTCAACATTTCCTCGTCGGCCGGCGGTGAGGGCGGCTTCTCGGAAAATGACCGGGTCAGCATCCGCGGCACCAGTCCCAGCCTGACGCAAACCCTGATCAACGGCCACGCCGTGGGTACGGGCGACTGGTTCGTCACCGACCAGGTGGGCACCGTGGGGCGCAGCGTCAGCTTTGCCTTGCTGCCGTCGGAAATCGTCAGCCGCGTCACCGTGCAAAAGAGCGCGCAGGCGGACCTGGTGGAAGGCGGCGTGGCCGGCTCCATCAATATCGAGACGCGCAAGCCCCTCAGTTTCAAGCAGCCGTTCACGGCGGAATTGGCCGTGCAAGCCATCTATGCGGACTTGCCGGGCAAGACCGACCCTCAGATGAACGCCCTGTTTAACTGGAAGAACGAAGCGAAGACCATGGGAGTGCTGTTCCAGGTGTTTTCCGAGAAGCGCCACGAACGCCGTGACGGGCAGGAATTCTTCGGGTATGGCGCCATCGACGCCGACAGCCCTGCCGCGCAGAAACATCCGGAACTGGCCGGTGTGCTGGCACCGCTGGGCATCAACTCGGCCCTGTTCGAACAGGTACGCAAGCGCCAGGGGGGCAGCCTCGACCTGCAATTCAAGCCGACGTCTGATTTGATGCTGGACGTCAATGGCTTCTATTCCAAGCTGGACGCGGCCAATTACAACCGCAGCTTTTATAACCAGCCGGGCGCCAATCTGAATGCCGTCGATAATGACGGCAAGCATGTGGGCGTGATTCCCAGCGCGTTTACGGTCAAGAACAACACCCTGGTGGCAGCCGATTTTCCCGCGTCGCAATTTCCTGCCGCGAATGCCACCACGCCGTACAACGGTCAGCTGTATCCGGCCCTGGTGGACCAAATCTACCGCCCTGGCTCGAATTCGTCGACCGCGTATGTGGACTTCAACGGCAGCTACCGCGCCAGCGAGCGCCTGCGCATCACGGGCAGCCTCGGCTACACGCGCGGCATAGGCGAAACACCCGTCGACCTCGGCTATGAGGCGGGCTTGACCGGTGTGGGCGTGTCGTACCAGCTGAACGGCCTGTCGCCGGCCAGGCTGAATTTCCCCGGTCTCGATGTTTCAAAGTTATCGAATGCGGTAACGGCATCGGCCTGGGGTTCGCATGTGGAAACCCTGGACACGGAAAAATACGGCCAGGCCGATGGCGAGCTGAGCATGGATTATGGCGTGCTGGAATCGCTGAAGTTCGGCGCGCGCTACGCGGAACACCACCGCAATGTGTCATGGCCGGAAAACCGCAGCTGCGCCGTGTGCGACGGCACGACGAATGCGCCCTTGCCGACATGGAATGGCGGCACCTACCCGGGCGACTATGGCAAGGGCCTGGGCGGCAATGCGCAGGGACGCTACTGGCAGCTCGATCCGGCCGACCTGGT
This window of the Janthinobacterium agaricidamnosum genome carries:
- a CDS encoding CobD/CbiB family protein, with protein sequence MTFLSILCALLIEQLKPLRADNPIYAEIKSLAMRMETWFNAGHASHGRMGWFLMIGALMVPTAGVYWILLHYQLTLLAFAWNVLIVYLTLGFRHYSHYFTSIQLALSAGDEATARTLLADWTKLDTVGMEASEIARIAVEKALITTHRNVFGVFFWFLMPLGPACAVMYRVAEYLARAWNEPEHMRNEAFGQFAARAFYWIDWIPVRLTAVAFAVVGNFEDAIYAWRNFAQRWQDESIGIILTAGGGAMGVRLGTPAETAARVLVTPDMAVDDSDSESDILPGEEPGARALQSTVGLVWRALLLWMLLLLLMSGAVFLG
- a CDS encoding DUF3579 domain-containing protein, whose protein sequence is MAELSQKTGELSDEFFILGLTSNGKQFRPSDWAERLCGVMSCFNPDGGGRNAHLQYSPYVRPTVVNGVKSVVVNTKLREIEPMAFHFVREFAKDNDLQIVEACFLPPPEEK
- a CDS encoding CBS domain-containing protein, which gives rise to MRIGDICTLHTIHCQRDTSVQDAALLMRQHHVGDLIVAEQPNGERVPIGILTDRDIVISVIALGLDPASLLVGDIMSAQLLTASEDEDVYDIIERMRVNGIRRLPVVNSLGALSGVVSIDDLLAFLAQEMAELARISSGQLVHEKRTRK
- a CDS encoding AraC family transcriptional regulator; the encoded protein is MHYLAKALWYIESHYADDLSLGDIAHVGGASPCHLTRAFGLATGHSVMRYVRARRLSEAARALAQGAQDILAVALEAGYGSHEAFTRAFRDQFHVTPEMVRAQRHVANLALVGAIKMDVAPGVPLAPPRFEQGPALLVAGLVERYCAESSAGIPALWQRFLPHVAPGQLVYGVCCNNDDAGNFDYLCAMPVADFSQAPDGWARLRIAPQRYAVFHHRGHISTIRGTWHTVWNEWLPQSGLEVADAPDFERYDRQFDPASGVGGVEIWLPLKA
- a CDS encoding carbon-nitrogen hydrolase family protein, which encodes MSMPDTLSAPALFAGTTALRRRLSQTAAALAAGLPLYWVLGPQPLGPLAWCAPLPVLWLALRSSRRDAAWMTFLAAVLGLSSNFSYFRLLMPLPAVLAVITVKALLWLLVVLATRRLVLRYRASWTVLGYPVLWVAIDTLMAALLPDGNWGSLAYSQADNVAILQVAALAGVPGLLFLLCLAPSALALLLAGGRAYAPAAGATLLLLAATFAGGAWRVQGAPAASGPLAGLVAIDDFIGPATPPARAQAVWDQYVRHIEQLAGQGARLVLLPEKIAVLAPAQADAVRQRFQALARGTGAWITLGIGVQDAAGRRNLAWLFAPDGAAPVSYQKHHLAPPERDFLAGSAYAVQPVAGLAMGLAICKDMHFAPLGQAYGAAGAQAMLVPAWDFQLDGWMGARMTVVRGVENGYAVLRAAREGVLTVSDAYGRVLAERASSAMPGSTLLVPLPAHPSVATWAGWLGPLFGWLCVTLGVMLLCTGRRAMPSS
- a CDS encoding GntR family transcriptional regulator, yielding MTTLAHIMQGLGQTSSLPLYQQLQRALREAIDKRILGPDEALPAERQLASDLAVSRITVRKAIDGLVNEGLLVRRPGSGNFINTRIEKNFAKLTSFSEDMRARGRTPRSVWLKRAEGTVTPEEALRLRLSPGAPVYRFHRIRYADEIPMCLEYATIVASCLPALDAVDVSMYDALEQAGNRPVRALQRLSALLLTGEQASLLQAEEGDAGLSVERLGFLRDGRAVEFCRSYFRGDMYDFVAELSTN
- a CDS encoding TonB-dependent receptor produces the protein MKRNLTPAAAVVKSGSRSRTPIAAAVAVMVAGLALSAQAQEAPADDVATVVTVTGVRASLEKSLKQKRNADSVVEVVTAEDIGKMPDRNVADAIQRLPGVNTQSSAGGEGGFGENDRVSLRGTSPSLQQTLFNGHAISTGDWFVLNQFGGNVGRSSSFSLLPSELVSSVVVKKSATADLVEGGVSGAIDVITRRPLEFKNKLTAEGSIQANYNDLSEKTQPQFSGMVNWKNDDNTLGIMVQGFSQKSEVRRDGQEILGYTAISADKAAAQAHPELVGVLAPTFIGASFFQQKKTREGGAFDIEFKPNKDLTLDLNGFYSQLKAPHSNTNHLAAPSGSINAGMVPTSYTVRNNTLVAANFTKNAGEVDNIYRPDAGGETYYLDFNFKYRASKDLTFTGKLGKTHGVGYDRDDVYYQNKVDGGMNYALNGMSPATVSYPGGTTTAPLGTAWIGGGESQSVDKELYTQIDGELRLSSGIWDSIKFGARFTDHKRTAEHPFETGPGATGLDSAGPIWNGTQYPGNFASNLGGNLPTNYFRYDGDALAKWAAIPGNRNPDRVARHNWRDEFKLQEKTQAVYGMANLTGDNWSGNFGVRAVHTKQSTTVNASGGPITGSAFGAYSQNTYDRSYNDFLPSANIKFDVRNDLVVRAALAKTIARPDYSALGGAVSLNEDSLSGTKGNINLNPVRSNNAEVSAEWYFAPKSAVSAGIFYMDLNSIVAQRNVNATYFNTKVGADRVFQVTESYNTKGKNKGVELSYQQPVFGDFGVLANYTYADGKLNDGSELLNASKNTYNLTAFYEAHGFSARLAYNYRSAYKAGVDRGASQHVDDSSTLAGSLNYKINEHFTITFDALNLTNETIKMYAENKDQPRAFYSNGRTFYLGLRGKL
- a CDS encoding TonB-dependent receptor; amino-acid sequence: MNSRLHPVLHPIAAAAALLSMSMAAQAQQAPMQEVVVTGIRASLEQSLSQKRNSDSVIDVVSAEDIGKLPDKNVADAVQRVPGVNISSSAGGEGGFSENDRVSIRGTSPSLTQTLINGHAVGTGDWFVTDQVGTVGRSVSFALLPSEIVSRVTVQKSAQADLVEGGVAGSINIETRKPLSFKQPFTAELAVQAIYADLPGKTDPQMNALFNWKNEAKTMGVLFQVFSEKRHERRDGQEFFGYGAIDADSPAAQKHPELAGVLAPLGINSALFEQVRKRQGGSLDLQFKPTSDLMLDVNGFYSKLDAANYNRSFYNQPGANLNAVDNDGKHVGVIPSAFTVKNNTLVAADFPASQFPAANATTPYNGQLYPALVDQIYRPGSNSSTAYVDFNGSYRASERLRITGSLGYTRGIGETPVDLGYEAGLTGVGVSYQLNGLSPARLNFPGLDVSKLSNAVTASAWGSHVETLDTEKYGQADGELSMDYGVLESLKFGARYAEHHRNVSWPENRSCAVCDGTTNAPLPTWNGGTYPGDYGKGLGGNAQGRYWQLDPADLVAWANKYDNTGGPNSRNWPAELDVKEKDSAAYIMANLAGNKWRGNVGVRVVRTQQTTVTNVPGGENPIGQENIFGTYTPTVVKHSYTDVLPSANIKFDLSKDLVARAAVAKTMARADYSALVGAVNLNDQLLTGTGGNPDLKPIRSTNYDATLEWYFAPKAMLSVGAFYMDMKSYVTFGTAPVSYYNNTFKKFNTYVIQSPTNIGAKNKGVELSYQQGLWGGFGVVGNYTYTNGKADDGAAVVGSSRGTYNLEGYYEDERLSARLAYTYRSSFLAGLFSSSPQYVHGVGNLAASLNYKIDERYSLTFDMLNLNNPVLKYYGANQDQPTALYSNGRQFYFGLRAKL